Part of the Flavobacteriales bacterium genome is shown below.
GATGGAAGCCAATCCAACCGAGCAGATTTCTGTCATTGTAAACAACGCTGGCATCACCAAAGACGGACTTTTCATGGTCATGTCAGAGGAAGATTGGGATGGTGTGCTAGGCGTTTCGTTGGGAGGATTTTACAACGTGACCCGCAAGTTGGTGGACAAGATGATCCGCAAGCGTTATGGACGGATTGTCAACGTGGTTTCCGTTTCGGGAATGATGGGCAATGCCGGACAAGTGAATTACTCAGCCGCAAAGGCAGGTGTCATTGGCGCTACCAAAGCCTTGGCAAAGGAAATAGCCAAGCGAAACGTAACGGTGAATGCCGTTGCTCCAGGTTTCATCGAAACCGATATGACGGCTGATTTCGACCAGAAGGAGATGTCGCGCATGATACCTATGCAGCGTTTCGGAAAACCGGAAGAAGTGGCCGCGGCTGTTTCGTTCTTGGTTTCAGAAGATGCTGGCTACATCACAGGAAACGTGATCAATATTAACGGAGGACTTCACTGTTGATTTTAACATGAAAGAGCCACAGATGCACAGATTAACTCAGATTTTGCACGGAAATGATAAATCATTTTCATCCGTGAAAATCTGTGCATCTGTGGCTAAAAACATGTCTTACTCATCATCCTGTAAACCGTCAACCGTCAACTGTCGACCATGAACCGCGTTGTCATCACCGGTCTTGGAATTCATTCGTGCTTAGGTACGAATGCCGAAGAAGTCACTGCTTCCCTTCGCGAAGGAAGATCCGGTGTCATTTTCGATCCTATCCGCAAGGAAATGGGATTCCGTTCCGCACTTATCGGTAACGTTCCCATGCCCGACCTGAAAGCAGAACTCGGCCGAAAGGAACGCAAGAACATGCCCGAAGAAGCGCTTTATGCCTTCGCATCCACCAAGCAAGCCTTGGAGCAT
Proteins encoded:
- the fabG gene encoding 3-oxoacyl-ACP reductase FabG, producing the protein MSDRKIALVTGGSRGLGRAISVRLAKDHGYHILVNYSSNAAAADETVKLIEEVGGTGEPIGFNVADREGADAALSAWMEANPTEQISVIVNNAGITKDGLFMVMSEEDWDGVLGVSLGGFYNVTRKLVDKMIRKRYGRIVNVVSVSGMMGNAGQVNYSAAKAGVIGATKALAKEIAKRNVTVNAVAPGFIETDMTADFDQKEMSRMIPMQRFGKPEEVAAAVSFLVSEDAGYITGNVININGGLHC